One Mesorhizobium sp. L-2-11 genomic region harbors:
- a CDS encoding ABC transporter ATP-binding protein: MAAVTLKNVVKRFGVFEIVHGANIDVNDGEFVVFVGPSGCGKSTLLRMIAGLEDISGGEIAIGGKLVNDVEPADRGIAMVFQSYALYPHMSVEQNLSFGLRMNGNPKADTERRVKRAAEILRIAELMKRRPRQLSGGQRQRVAIGRAIVREPQVFLFDEPLSNLDAELRVQMRVEISRLHKELGVTMIYVTHDQTEAMTLADRIVVLNAGNIEQIGAPLDLYDDPANRFVAGFVGSPKMNFLAAQVVGNDGNATVLQLANHGGARLRKPLSDAPPAVGAEVVLGVRPEHFFEAGEGDCDIAVKADVAEHLGSVSYIYANAGPEELIIEREASRQRASGDHMVVSIKAGRSLLFDKSGARIR, encoded by the coding sequence ATGGCAGCGGTCACACTCAAAAATGTCGTCAAGCGCTTCGGCGTCTTCGAGATCGTTCACGGCGCGAACATCGACGTCAATGACGGCGAATTCGTCGTCTTCGTCGGCCCTTCCGGCTGCGGAAAATCCACGCTGCTCAGGATGATCGCCGGGCTCGAGGACATCAGCGGCGGCGAGATCGCCATCGGCGGCAAGCTGGTGAACGATGTCGAGCCGGCCGACCGCGGCATCGCCATGGTGTTCCAGTCCTACGCTCTCTACCCGCATATGAGCGTCGAGCAGAACCTGAGCTTCGGGCTGAGGATGAACGGCAACCCGAAAGCCGACACCGAGCGGCGGGTGAAGCGGGCCGCCGAGATCTTGCGCATCGCCGAGCTGATGAAGCGGCGCCCGAGGCAATTGTCCGGCGGCCAGCGCCAGCGCGTCGCCATCGGCCGCGCCATCGTGCGTGAGCCGCAGGTGTTCCTGTTCGACGAGCCACTGAGCAATCTCGATGCCGAGCTCAGGGTGCAGATGCGGGTCGAGATCTCGCGCCTGCACAAGGAGCTCGGCGTCACCATGATCTATGTGACGCATGACCAGACCGAAGCGATGACGCTGGCCGACAGGATCGTCGTGCTCAACGCCGGCAATATCGAGCAGATCGGCGCGCCGCTCGATCTCTATGACGACCCGGCCAACCGCTTTGTCGCCGGCTTCGTCGGTTCGCCGAAGATGAATTTTCTGGCGGCCCAAGTGGTCGGCAACGACGGCAATGCAACGGTCCTCCAACTCGCCAACCATGGCGGCGCTCGGCTGCGGAAACCGCTGTCGGACGCCCCGCCTGCGGTCGGCGCCGAGGTCGTGCTCGGTGTGCGGCCGGAGCATTTCTTCGAGGCCGGCGAAGGCGATTGCGATATCGCCGTCAAGGCCGATGTCGCCGAGCACCTTGGATCGGTGAGCTACATTTATGCCAATGCCGGACCAGAGGAACTGATCATCGAGCGCGAGGCATCGCGGCAGCGAGCGAGCGGCGACCACATGGTGGTGTCGATCAAGGCCGGCCGGTCGCTTCTCTTCGACAAGTCAGGTGCTCGCATTCGCTAG
- a CDS encoding carbohydrate ABC transporter permease, whose translation MRYQNATAYRFLAPYLLIFSIFWLWPIISSFLISFQATRTLPWRFAPTFNWGRLIGDPAFFNALKNTLLILVIQVPVMISLAIVMAVLLNSPLLKARGLFRFAFFAPVVVGEVAYSAVFRLMFNLDYGIINKLLNSVGLPRIDWFSNVTPAMAVIMIAVTWRWAGYNAIILLAGLQSIPQDVYEAATLDRVSKLKQFFYITLPLLKPIIVFCAVLSIIGTMQLFTEPFLITERGGPGGGTETLGLLLYRQGFRSLNFGYASAIAYTMAGLAIAISLVQLWLTREPK comes from the coding sequence ATGCGCTATCAGAACGCCACGGCGTACCGCTTCCTCGCGCCCTATCTGCTGATCTTCTCGATCTTCTGGCTGTGGCCGATCATCAGCTCGTTCCTGATCTCCTTCCAGGCGACGCGCACCCTGCCGTGGCGGTTCGCGCCGACCTTCAACTGGGGCCGGCTGATCGGCGACCCGGCCTTCTTCAACGCCTTGAAGAACACTTTGCTCATCCTGGTCATCCAGGTGCCGGTGATGATCAGCTTGGCGATCGTCATGGCTGTGCTGCTCAATTCGCCGCTGTTGAAAGCCCGTGGCCTGTTCCGCTTCGCCTTCTTCGCCCCGGTCGTGGTCGGCGAAGTCGCCTATTCGGCGGTGTTCCGGCTGATGTTCAATCTCGATTACGGCATCATCAACAAGCTGCTCAACAGCGTCGGCCTGCCGCGTATCGACTGGTTCTCCAACGTCACCCCGGCGATGGCGGTGATCATGATCGCGGTGACCTGGCGCTGGGCCGGCTACAACGCCATCATCCTGCTCGCCGGTCTTCAGTCCATCCCCCAGGACGTCTACGAGGCGGCGACTCTGGACCGCGTCAGCAAGCTCAAGCAGTTCTTCTACATCACCCTGCCGCTGCTCAAGCCGATCATCGTCTTCTGCGCCGTGCTGTCGATCATCGGCACCATGCAGCTGTTCACCGAGCCGTTCCTGATCACCGAGCGCGGCGGACCGGGCGGCGGCACCGAAACGCTCGGGCTGCTGCTTTACCGCCAGGGTTTCAGGTCGCTCAATTTCGGCTACGCCTCGGCCATCGCCTACACCATGGCCGGGCTGGCGATCGCCATCTCGCTGGTGCAGCTGTGGCTGACGAGGGAGCCGAAATGA
- a CDS encoding ABC transporter substrate-binding protein, whose amino-acid sequence MRTILTCAALALALGSAPAFAQSGEITIWSWNIAASSLKATIEGFNKQFPDIKVTVQDLGNNPTYDKSIAGCAAGGEGLPDIVTIENGEAENYWSQFPDCFVDLHTLGYTAEDQAKFPDFKRTELEVEDKAYAMPWDSGPVAMYYRRDFYEKAGVDPASIKTWDDFIAAGKKIQEANPGVKMTNADFNGDSEFFRMIANEQGCAYFAADGQSITVNQPACVASMTKIKEMNDAGIITSADWSTKITNNTAGTVATQMYGGWYEGTIRTESPDGSGKWGVYLMPSLTADGPRAANLGGSSLAITSVSNNKEAAYAYLKYSLATNEGQIAMLKGFGLVPSLISALDDPYVSEGQPYWGGQAVWKDILGTLPKVVPSRGTPFQSDAEIIVRAVQTKYLGGGYPDAKAALDDAASQIASATGLPVAE is encoded by the coding sequence ATGCGCACCATACTGACCTGCGCCGCGCTCGCGCTTGCCCTGGGCTCCGCCCCGGCCTTTGCGCAATCCGGCGAAATCACGATCTGGAGCTGGAACATCGCCGCTTCGTCGCTGAAGGCCACCATAGAAGGTTTCAACAAGCAATTCCCCGACATCAAGGTCACGGTCCAGGATCTCGGCAACAACCCGACCTACGACAAGTCGATCGCCGGCTGCGCCGCCGGCGGCGAGGGGCTGCCGGACATCGTGACGATCGAGAACGGTGAAGCCGAGAACTACTGGAGCCAGTTCCCGGACTGCTTCGTCGACCTTCACACGCTCGGCTATACGGCCGAAGACCAGGCAAAATTCCCCGATTTCAAGCGCACCGAACTTGAAGTGGAAGACAAGGCCTATGCGATGCCGTGGGATTCAGGCCCGGTGGCGATGTACTACCGCCGCGACTTCTACGAGAAGGCCGGCGTCGATCCCGCATCGATCAAGACCTGGGACGATTTCATTGCCGCCGGCAAGAAGATCCAGGAGGCCAATCCTGGTGTTAAGATGACCAACGCCGATTTCAACGGCGACTCCGAGTTCTTCCGGATGATCGCCAACGAGCAGGGCTGCGCCTATTTCGCCGCCGACGGGCAGTCGATCACCGTCAATCAGCCGGCCTGTGTGGCGTCGATGACCAAGATCAAGGAGATGAATGACGCCGGCATCATCACCTCGGCCGACTGGAGCACCAAGATCACCAACAACACCGCCGGCACCGTCGCCACCCAGATGTATGGCGGCTGGTACGAGGGCACCATCCGCACCGAGTCGCCCGACGGCAGCGGCAAATGGGGCGTCTACCTGATGCCGAGCCTCACCGCTGACGGCCCGCGCGCCGCCAATCTCGGCGGCTCCTCGCTCGCCATCACCTCGGTGTCCAACAACAAGGAAGCCGCCTACGCCTACCTGAAATACTCCCTCGCGACCAACGAGGGCCAGATAGCGATGCTGAAGGGTTTTGGCCTGGTGCCGTCGCTGATCTCGGCGCTCGACGACCCCTATGTCTCCGAAGGCCAGCCCTATTGGGGCGGTCAGGCGGTGTGGAAGGACATCCTCGGCACCTTGCCAAAGGTCGTCCCCAGCCGCGGCACGCCGTTCCAGAGCGACGCGGAAATCATCGTCCGCGCGGTGCAGACCAAATATCTGGGCGGCGGCTACCCCGACGCCAAGGCGGCGCTCGACGATGCCGCAAGCCAGATCGCCTCGGCGACCGGCCTGCCGGTCGCCGAGTGA
- the trxA gene encoding thioredoxin: MSDNNQFGGPFGSNGGQYATSVQYGGTDASPAKVALGDPPVAADVIKETTTATFAADVIQESRRQPVLVDFWAPWCGPCKQLTPLLEKAVTAAGGKVKLVKMNIDDHPSIAGQLGIQSIPAVIAFRDGQPVDGFMGAIPESQIAAFIQKVGGKGNGAPQVAEVLAAAAEARAAGDVQTAADIYDAILEQAPETIEAIAGLGDLLFEAGDAEGAEAVLARAPEAKKDAPPLAAVRAKMALAAQAAALGNPAELERRLAENPGDHQARFELAMIQNANGERMAAADNLLAIVKADRSWNDDGAKTQLLQFFEAWGMTDEATLAARRKLSSLLFS, from the coding sequence ATGAGCGACAACAATCAATTTGGCGGCCCATTTGGCAGCAATGGCGGCCAATATGCCACCAGCGTGCAATATGGCGGCACTGACGCCAGCCCGGCGAAAGTCGCGCTTGGCGACCCGCCTGTCGCTGCCGACGTCATCAAGGAGACGACGACCGCCACATTTGCTGCCGACGTCATCCAGGAATCGCGCCGTCAGCCGGTGCTGGTCGATTTCTGGGCGCCATGGTGCGGGCCCTGCAAGCAATTGACGCCGCTGCTGGAAAAGGCGGTCACCGCCGCCGGCGGCAAGGTCAAGCTGGTCAAGATGAACATCGACGACCATCCTTCGATCGCCGGTCAGCTCGGCATCCAGTCGATACCGGCGGTCATCGCGTTCAGGGACGGCCAGCCGGTCGACGGTTTTATGGGCGCGATTCCCGAGAGCCAGATCGCCGCTTTCATCCAGAAGGTCGGCGGCAAGGGTAATGGCGCGCCGCAGGTGGCCGAGGTGCTTGCCGCGGCCGCCGAGGCGCGCGCCGCCGGCGATGTGCAGACCGCGGCGGATATCTACGACGCGATCCTGGAACAGGCGCCGGAGACGATCGAGGCGATCGCCGGGCTGGGCGATCTGCTGTTCGAGGCCGGCGATGCCGAGGGCGCCGAAGCCGTGCTGGCGCGGGCGCCGGAAGCCAAGAAGGATGCGCCGCCGCTCGCCGCGGTGCGCGCCAAGATGGCGCTTGCCGCGCAGGCGGCAGCACTTGGCAATCCGGCCGAGCTCGAGCGGCGCCTGGCTGAGAACCCCGGTGATCATCAGGCACGTTTCGAGCTTGCCATGATCCAGAACGCGAACGGCGAGCGCATGGCCGCAGCCGACAATCTGCTGGCGATCGTCAAAGCCGATCGCTCGTGGAACGACGACGGCGCCAAGACGCAGTTGCTGCAGTTCTTCGAGGCATGGGGGATGACCGACGAGGCGACGCTGGCGGCCCGGCGCAAATTGTCGTCGCTGCTGTTTTCCTGA
- a CDS encoding prolyl-tRNA synthetase associated domain-containing protein: MPKTEAELFAFLADLGIEVSTLRHPPLFTVADSQALRGEIAGGHTKNLFLKDRKDNFFLVSVDEEAVVDLKQIHQIIGAAGRVSFGKPEMLMELLGVVPGAVTVFGLINDTQLRVKVVLDQELMRHAVINAHPLTNEATTSIGAADLVKFVEATGHDAVILKVTA, translated from the coding sequence ATGCCGAAAACCGAAGCCGAGCTTTTCGCCTTTCTCGCCGATCTCGGGATCGAGGTCTCGACGCTGCGCCATCCGCCGCTGTTCACGGTCGCCGATTCGCAGGCGCTGCGCGGGGAAATCGCCGGCGGGCACACCAAGAACCTGTTCCTCAAGGACAGAAAGGACAATTTCTTCCTGGTCAGCGTCGATGAGGAGGCGGTGGTCGATCTCAAGCAGATCCACCAGATCATCGGCGCCGCCGGGCGCGTTTCCTTCGGCAAGCCGGAGATGCTGATGGAGCTTCTCGGCGTCGTTCCGGGTGCGGTCACCGTGTTCGGCTTGATCAACGATACGCAGTTGCGGGTCAAGGTCGTTCTCGACCAGGAGTTGATGCGCCACGCCGTCATCAACGCCCATCCGCTGACCAACGAGGCAACGACATCGATCGGCGCCGCCGACCTGGTCAAATTCGTCGAGGCAACCGGGCATGATGCTGTTATCTTGAAAGTCACGGCATGA
- a CDS encoding Trm112 family protein: MVDGRDGKKANVDPKLLELLACPLTKGPLTWDPERNELISRVARLAYPVRDGIPIMLPSEARSLPFDDGLPPPRL; encoded by the coding sequence ATGGTGGATGGGCGTGACGGAAAGAAGGCCAATGTCGATCCCAAGCTGCTGGAATTGCTGGCCTGCCCGCTGACCAAGGGGCCGCTGACCTGGGATCCGGAGCGCAACGAGCTCATCTCGCGGGTCGCACGGCTTGCCTATCCGGTGCGTGACGGCATCCCGATCATGCTGCCTTCGGAGGCACGCTCGCTGCCCTTCGACGACGGATTGCCGCCGCCGCGCCTCTAG
- a CDS encoding helix-turn-helix domain-containing protein — MPQRPFYQPGASSVEGLPLLLQMFHTQPLVMLKPHWHAQVEVNFIVRGAVHYRMDEHEIALSAGDMCLFWGGLPHQMDDASDDAVYAGAHLPLVHFFRLHLPADVRNRLMTGATLVTNATDRSDSDNFERWNRYVRSGDAGKAEHAVNELLLRLERVRFEPFRLVPETPIEQEAGSPFDQQSLRNVGRMCDFIAENFLYDVDCVDIAAAADIHPKYAMSVFKKSTGMTLNEYVNLLRLSYAQALLMHQDANVLRVAMDSGFGSLSAFNKSFRKLAGMSPSDFRKGAGVR; from the coding sequence ATGCCGCAAAGGCCGTTCTACCAGCCTGGCGCCAGCAGCGTGGAGGGTCTGCCGCTGCTGCTGCAGATGTTTCACACCCAGCCCCTGGTGATGCTGAAGCCGCATTGGCATGCCCAGGTCGAGGTGAATTTCATCGTCCGCGGCGCTGTGCACTACCGCATGGACGAGCACGAGATCGCGCTTTCGGCCGGTGACATGTGCCTGTTCTGGGGCGGCCTGCCGCACCAGATGGACGATGCGTCGGACGACGCCGTCTATGCCGGCGCGCATCTGCCGCTGGTGCATTTCTTCCGGCTGCACCTGCCCGCCGACGTCCGCAACCGGCTGATGACCGGCGCGACATTGGTGACCAATGCCACCGACCGGTCCGACAGCGACAATTTCGAGCGCTGGAACCGCTACGTCCGCTCAGGCGATGCGGGCAAGGCCGAGCACGCCGTCAACGAACTGCTGCTACGGCTGGAGCGGGTGCGCTTCGAGCCCTTCCGGCTGGTACCCGAAACGCCGATCGAGCAGGAGGCAGGCAGCCCCTTTGACCAGCAATCGCTGCGCAATGTCGGGCGCATGTGCGACTTCATCGCCGAGAATTTCCTCTACGACGTCGATTGCGTCGACATCGCGGCGGCGGCCGACATCCACCCCAAATACGCCATGAGCGTTTTCAAGAAATCGACCGGCATGACGCTCAATGAATATGTCAATCTGTTGCGGCTCAGCTACGCCCAGGCTCTGCTGATGCACCAGGACGCCAACGTGCTGCGCGTCGCCATGGACTCCGGCTTCGGCTCGCTTAGCGCCTTCAACAAATCGTTCCGCAAACTGGCCGGCATGTCGCCGTCGGATTTTCGCAAAGGCGCGGGCGTCAGATAG
- a CDS encoding carbohydrate ABC transporter permease has translation MSSRSSSSRSSSRLGRSIALHLFLTPLALIWLFPLWMMVIFSTMPDRGIFSPSIELLPHGSFLDNVDNLQRDTNFIGAIGISVSVAVTYTFLSVLLTSMAGWALARYQFFGKGVVVAIILGTITLPYAVVLIPQFIMVARDFKLANTWVALIVPPLFNSLGVLFMRQSFSMMPGDLFDAARVEGVKEWRIFLFVALPLARPMLAALAIILFLASWNNYLWPLLINSKPGAMTAPVALGTLIGLTKVSWGGIMAGAVMLTVPMLVVFVLLQRHFVAGIAAGAIK, from the coding sequence ATGAGCTCACGTTCCTCTTCGAGCCGTTCCTCCTCCAGATTGGGACGCAGCATCGCGCTGCATCTGTTCCTGACGCCGCTGGCGCTGATCTGGCTGTTTCCGCTGTGGATGATGGTGATCTTTTCGACCATGCCCGACAGAGGCATTTTTAGCCCCAGCATCGAGCTTTTGCCGCACGGCAGCTTCCTCGACAATGTCGACAATTTGCAGCGCGACACCAATTTCATTGGCGCCATCGGCATCTCGGTCTCGGTGGCGGTGACCTACACGTTCCTGTCAGTGCTGCTCACCTCGATGGCCGGCTGGGCTCTGGCGCGCTACCAGTTCTTCGGCAAGGGCGTCGTCGTCGCCATCATTCTCGGCACCATCACGCTTCCCTATGCTGTCGTGCTGATCCCGCAATTCATCATGGTGGCGCGCGACTTCAAGCTCGCCAACACCTGGGTGGCGCTGATCGTGCCGCCGCTGTTCAATTCGCTCGGCGTGCTGTTCATGCGGCAGAGCTTCTCGATGATGCCGGGCGACCTATTCGATGCCGCCCGCGTCGAAGGGGTCAAGGAATGGCGGATCTTCCTGTTCGTCGCGCTGCCGCTGGCGCGACCGATGCTGGCAGCGCTCGCCATCATCCTGTTCCTTGCCTCCTGGAACAATTATCTCTGGCCGCTGCTGATCAATTCCAAGCCCGGCGCGATGACGGCGCCGGTGGCGCTCGGCACGCTGATCGGCCTCACCAAAGTGTCGTGGGGCGGCATCATGGCGGGCGCCGTGATGCTCACCGTGCCGATGCTCGTCGTGTTCGTGCTCTTGCAGCGCCATTTCGTCGCCGGCATTGCCGCCGGCGCCATCAAATAG
- a CDS encoding LON peptidase substrate-binding domain-containing protein encodes MQVGNAHYRLDTDFPPTVPIFPLEGALLLPGGRMPLNIFEPRYLEMVDEAIAGPRLIGVIQPSLDGARRADGEPALCNVGCAGRIIALSESGDGRYLISLQGVCRFRIVQELAVKTPFRQCRFAPFLTDLDEDQAEAEIDRPALLKAFRAYLQANDLEADWESVSRAENAMLVNALSMMAPYGPAEKQALLEAADLKTRAETLIAITEMALARENEDFGSSLQ; translated from the coding sequence GTGCAGGTGGGAAACGCGCATTACCGGCTCGATACGGATTTCCCGCCGACGGTTCCGATCTTCCCGCTTGAAGGCGCCTTGCTGCTGCCGGGCGGCCGCATGCCGCTCAACATTTTCGAGCCGCGCTATCTGGAGATGGTCGACGAGGCGATCGCCGGACCGCGGCTGATCGGCGTCATACAGCCCAGCCTCGACGGCGCTCGGCGTGCCGACGGCGAGCCGGCGCTTTGCAATGTCGGCTGCGCCGGACGCATCATCGCGCTTTCCGAGAGCGGCGACGGCCGCTACCTGATTTCGCTGCAAGGTGTGTGCCGGTTTCGCATCGTGCAGGAGCTTGCGGTCAAGACGCCCTTCCGACAGTGCCGGTTTGCGCCGTTTCTCACCGATCTCGACGAAGATCAGGCCGAGGCCGAGATCGACCGGCCGGCGCTGCTCAAGGCATTTCGCGCCTATCTGCAGGCCAACGATCTTGAAGCCGACTGGGAAAGCGTCAGCCGCGCCGAAAACGCCATGCTGGTCAATGCGCTGTCGATGATGGCACCCTACGGGCCGGCCGAGAAACAGGCGCTGCTCGAAGCGGCGGACCTGAAGACCCGCGCTGAAACGCTGATCGCCATCACCGAAATGGCGCTGGCACGCGAAAACGAGGATTTCGGGTCGAGTTTGCAGTAG
- a CDS encoding error-prone DNA polymerase, producing the protein MNALATVAYAEFGIQSNFSFLRGASKPEELVVAAKFLGFSSIGLADRNTVAGVVRAWQQARVEGLSYHPGCRLAFCDGTSDVLAYPQDRKGWGHLCRMLTQANMRDDSEKGAPLLYRDDLFEWGDLMSLAILPDLSTPAEDLRLISRLKDRFGKTLRLAVSPDYHGNDRYRIEQAAAMAEASGIPLMATNDVLYHTSERRRLQDVLTAIRLNVPVAEAGLELAANAERHLKPPMEMARLFRRHPQALAQTLRFAGELSFSLSDLQYNYPDEPTESGLGPQAELERLAREGAAIRYPSGVPADVTRRIREELALIERLNYARYFLTVYDIVKFARSQGILCQGRGSAANSVVCYCIGITEVGPERIDSLFERFISEERNEPPDIDVDFEHEKREEVIQYIYSKYSAKRTALAAAVVSYRGRSAMREVAKAMGLSDDVRSALSSSIWGWSTSELGEKETRAGGLDQTDPSTRQVIECANEIMGFPRHLSQHVGGFVITRDRLDEIVPIVKTAMDERKMVEWDKDDLDAVKILKVDVLALGMLTCLQRAFSLLEDYYPDARDDYGRPYVLATLPPENKHVYDMICRADTIGVFQIESRAQMSMLPRLRPKTFYDLVIEVAIVRPGPIQGDMVHPYLRRRQGKEKPEYPKPELEEILGRTLGVPLFQEQAMKIAIVAGGFRPGEADELRRAMATFKRTGTIGNYRKRMVDGMILRGYEKDFAERCFKQIEGFGEYGFPESHAASFALLVYASCWFKTFYPDVFCAAILNSQPMGFYQPAQLVRDARDHGVEIREVDVNFSGWDCALEEAPFDPARVLDRHAQMRGVIRTSHAVRLGFRQVKGLSKDRMEVFVARRGNAYASVRDVWLRSGLYVDEIEKLAQADAFRSLGLDRRDALWAVRALDGRSATETLPLFDRPAIRLRDLEPATRLPIMPLGEHVVHDYRSLGLSLKAHPLAFLRQRLDGSGVTPNARLGQVRDGKRVSVAGLVLVRQRPGNGKAIFLTLEDEQAVANVIFWERTFNRYRPIVMGARLVRVTGKLQSESDVIHIVAEKVEDLTPWLSALFEEKPDGPVVQNDRHATLSGKAERVMPKGRNFQ; encoded by the coding sequence ATGAACGCGCTGGCGACCGTTGCCTATGCCGAATTCGGCATCCAGTCGAATTTCTCGTTCCTGCGCGGCGCCTCAAAACCGGAAGAACTGGTGGTCGCGGCAAAGTTCCTCGGCTTCTCGTCGATCGGGCTTGCCGACCGCAACACGGTGGCCGGCGTCGTGCGCGCCTGGCAACAGGCCAGGGTGGAAGGTCTTTCCTATCATCCCGGCTGCCGCCTGGCTTTTTGCGATGGCACTTCAGACGTTCTCGCCTATCCGCAGGACCGCAAGGGCTGGGGCCATCTGTGCCGCATGCTGACGCAAGCCAATATGCGCGACGACAGCGAAAAGGGCGCACCGCTGCTCTATCGCGACGACCTCTTCGAATGGGGCGATCTCATGTCGCTGGCGATCCTGCCGGATCTGTCGACGCCGGCCGAGGATCTCAGGCTGATCAGCCGCCTGAAAGATCGCTTCGGCAAGACCCTGCGGCTTGCCGTTTCGCCGGATTATCACGGCAACGACCGCTACCGTATCGAGCAGGCGGCTGCCATGGCCGAGGCATCAGGCATTCCGCTGATGGCGACCAACGACGTTCTTTACCATACGTCCGAACGGCGCCGGTTGCAGGACGTGCTGACGGCGATCCGCCTCAACGTGCCTGTTGCCGAAGCCGGGCTGGAACTGGCGGCCAATGCCGAGCGCCATTTGAAGCCGCCAATGGAGATGGCGCGGCTGTTCCGGCGGCATCCGCAGGCACTGGCGCAAACGCTGCGCTTTGCCGGCGAATTGAGCTTCTCTCTCAGTGACCTGCAATACAATTATCCCGACGAACCGACGGAATCCGGCCTCGGGCCCCAGGCCGAACTGGAAAGGCTGGCTCGGGAGGGAGCCGCGATACGCTACCCCTCGGGTGTTCCCGCCGATGTGACCAGGCGCATCCGCGAGGAACTCGCTTTGATCGAGCGCCTGAACTACGCGCGCTATTTCCTGACTGTCTACGACATCGTCAAATTCGCCCGCAGCCAGGGCATACTCTGCCAGGGGCGTGGCTCCGCGGCCAACTCGGTGGTCTGCTATTGCATTGGCATCACCGAAGTGGGGCCTGAGCGGATCGATTCGCTTTTCGAGCGTTTCATTTCCGAGGAAAGAAACGAGCCGCCCGACATCGATGTCGACTTCGAGCATGAAAAGCGCGAGGAGGTCATCCAGTATATCTACTCGAAATACAGCGCCAAGCGCACCGCGCTTGCCGCGGCCGTCGTCAGCTACCGGGGCCGCTCGGCGATGCGCGAAGTGGCCAAGGCGATGGGCCTGTCGGACGATGTCAGGAGCGCGCTGTCCAGCTCGATCTGGGGTTGGTCGACCTCGGAGCTCGGCGAAAAGGAGACCAGGGCCGGCGGCCTCGATCAAACCGATCCGTCGACAAGGCAGGTGATCGAATGCGCCAACGAGATCATGGGCTTTCCCCGTCATCTGTCGCAGCATGTCGGCGGCTTCGTCATCACCAGGGACCGGCTCGACGAGATCGTGCCCATCGTCAAGACGGCGATGGACGAGCGCAAGATGGTCGAGTGGGACAAGGACGATCTCGACGCGGTGAAAATCCTAAAAGTCGACGTGCTGGCGCTCGGCATGCTGACCTGCCTGCAGCGCGCCTTCAGCCTGCTTGAGGATTATTATCCCGATGCGCGCGATGACTATGGCCGGCCCTATGTGCTGGCCACCCTCCCGCCGGAGAACAAACATGTCTACGACATGATCTGTCGTGCCGACACGATCGGCGTCTTCCAGATCGAATCGCGCGCCCAGATGTCGATGCTGCCGCGGCTCAGGCCGAAAACATTCTATGACCTCGTCATCGAGGTGGCGATCGTGCGGCCCGGCCCGATCCAGGGCGACATGGTCCACCCCTATCTGCGCCGCCGGCAGGGCAAGGAAAAGCCCGAATATCCCAAGCCGGAACTGGAAGAGATACTCGGCAGGACACTGGGCGTGCCGCTGTTCCAGGAGCAGGCGATGAAGATCGCCATTGTCGCCGGCGGCTTCAGGCCTGGCGAGGCCGATGAACTGCGCCGCGCCATGGCCACTTTCAAGCGCACCGGCACGATCGGCAATTATCGCAAGCGGATGGTCGACGGCATGATTTTGCGGGGTTACGAAAAGGACTTCGCCGAGCGCTGCTTCAAGCAGATCGAGGGTTTTGGCGAATATGGCTTTCCCGAAAGCCATGCCGCCTCCTTCGCCCTGCTGGTCTATGCCTCCTGCTGGTTCAAGACCTTCTATCCCGACGTGTTCTGCGCCGCGATCCTGAATTCCCAGCCGATGGGGTTTTATCAGCCGGCTCAGCTTGTCCGCGACGCGCGCGACCATGGCGTCGAAATCCGCGAGGTCGACGTCAATTTTTCCGGTTGGGATTGCGCGCTGGAGGAAGCACCTTTCGACCCGGCCCGCGTCCTCGACCGCCATGCCCAGATGCGCGGCGTCATCCGGACCAGCCATGCCGTCCGGCTGGGCTTTCGCCAGGTCAAGGGCCTGTCGAAGGACCGCATGGAGGTGTTTGTCGCCAGACGCGGCAACGCCTACGCATCCGTTCGCGATGTCTGGCTGCGTTCGGGCCTCTACGTCGACGAGATCGAGAAGCTGGCGCAAGCCGACGCTTTCCGTTCGCTCGGCCTCGACCGCCGCGACGCCCTGTGGGCGGTCCGCGCGCTCGACGGCAGGAGTGCCACGGAGACCCTGCCGCTGTTCGACCGGCCGGCGATCCGCTTGCGCGATCTCGAGCCCGCGACCAGGCTGCCGATAATGCCGCTCGGCGAGCACGTCGTCCACGACTACCGTTCGCTCGGCCTGTCGCTGAAGGCGCATCCGCTTGCCTTTCTGCGCCAGCGGCTGGACGGTTCCGGCGTCACCCCCAATGCGCGCCTCGGCCAGGTTCGGGACGGCAAGCGCGTTTCGGTCGCCGGCCTTGTCCTGGTGCGGCAGCGACCAGGTAACGGCAAAGCGATTTTCCTGACGCTGGAAGACGAGCAGGCGGTCGCCAACGTCATTTTCTGGGAAAGGACCTTCAACCGCTACCGGCCCATTGTCATGGGCGCGCGGCTGGTCCGCGTCACCGGCAAACTGCAGTCGGAATCGGACGTCATCCATATCGTTGCCGAGAAGGTCGAGGACCTGACACCCTGGCTGTCCGCGCTTTTTGAGGAGAAGCCCGATGGTCCCGTCGTGCAAAACGACCGGCACGCGACGCTATCGGGGAAGGCAGAAAGGGTCATGCCCAAGGGGCGGAATTTTCAATAG